The genomic stretch CACGCGCGCCAGGACGTGCTGGCCCGGCTGCGTGAGACGCTCGAGGGGCACAACCGCGCCTTCCCGGGCTCGTCCCACGCCATCCGCCGGCTGTTGCTGGTGGCCGAGCCCCCGTCCTTCGATACGCACGAGCTGACGGACAAGGGCTCCATCAACCAGCGCGTCGTCCGCGACAATCGCGCGGGCCTGGTGCGGGAGCTGTTCGCCCCCGAGCCTGGCGCTCGCGTCCTCGTCCTGGCGTGAGTCACCGAGGCCGGGTGCGTACTTCCCGGCCTCGTCCTCCCGTGGGCGTCAGGTGCCCACGGCCCTCTGCCCCAGGGGGAGGCCCTGAAGGAAGGTGTCGAGCGGGGAGATGAGCGCCTTCATCCCCTCGGGCGACGTGGGCCAGTGGCCCTGCCCCGCCAGCTCCACGTACGCCTTGGGGATGTCCCCGAGCTGCTCGTACGTCTTGCGGCTGTACTTCATGGGGAACATCCGGTCCTGCCGGTCATGCATGACCAGGAACGGGAAGCGCGCGGCTCCGAAGGGGACGCTCTTCTTGTAGTCGGACATCACGCTGACCATCGCCCTCAGCGTGCAGCTGCCGCCCACCAGCGGGTCCTTGCCGTACGCGTCGTTGAAGTCGACCGAGTCCGACAGCCGCGAGTACTGGAGGAACGCCTTCACCGGCACGCGCACCTTGGGCAGCAGCTTCGCGAGCCCCCGGAAGAGGCTCACCACCAGCGGCATCGCCTTGCCGGGGCTGAACTCCGTCTGGATGAACTCGCGATCACTCGGGTCCACGCAGGCGTACCAGGCCATGACGTCCACCGGCGTGCGCTCGGCGGCGAGATAGGACGTCATGCCGCCGAAGCTCAGGCCGAAGGTGACGACGGGGCCCTTGAACTCCTGGCGTGCGCGCTGGATGACGTCCACCAGGTTCTTCACGTGCGCCTCGAGCGTGTAGTCGCCCAGGCCCTGGCGGTCCAGGCCACAGCCCTCGAAGTCGAAGGTGATGACGTTGTAGCCCAGCTCGCGCAAGAGCAGCGCCGGGTAGGCGAAGAGCCGCCCGTAGGACACCGAGCCCGGCACCAGGATGATGACGGGCCGCTCGGGACTGGCTCCCGGATAGAGGTCCAGCGCGTGCGTGCGGTGCTGTCCACGGTACGTGCTCTCGCGCACGTGCCGCGTCCACTGCCGCAGCGTCTCCTCGCCGCCGTACCAGCGCAGCAGGTAGTTCTTCCAGTACTCGGACCCCGAGTAGGGCAGCGGGCCGCTCACGCCCGGGGCCTCGCGATGACCTCGAAGGGCTTCCAGATGTAGTCGATGATCTCCGTCACCTTGTAGCAAGCGCGCGGCTCGGCGGACTTGAAGAAGTTGGTCGCGAAGTCCTTGCA from Myxococcus guangdongensis encodes the following:
- a CDS encoding alpha/beta fold hydrolase, whose translation is MSGPLPYSGSEYWKNYLLRWYGGEETLRQWTRHVRESTYRGQHRTHALDLYPGASPERPVIILVPGSVSYGRLFAYPALLLRELGYNVITFDFEGCGLDRQGLGDYTLEAHVKNLVDVIQRARQEFKGPVVTFGLSFGGMTSYLAAERTPVDVMAWYACVDPSDREFIQTEFSPGKAMPLVVSLFRGLAKLLPKVRVPVKAFLQYSRLSDSVDFNDAYGKDPLVGGSCTLRAMVSVMSDYKKSVPFGAARFPFLVMHDRQDRMFPMKYSRKTYEQLGDIPKAYVELAGQGHWPTSPEGMKALISPLDTFLQGLPLGQRAVGT